TATTCAAGATTACGATAGCGACACGCATTTAGGCGGTGTTTACTACACCTTCTTACGTGGTATGAGCGAAGGGCAAGGGGTGTACTTTAATCAGCTAACGAAACAGCAAATATCTGAGCTTGATAGCTTATTCGCACAAGGAGCCATGCTATGAGTCAAATGACATTCGGCTTTGATGATCATGAACCCCACGAGCCTATGAATAAGCAATCAAACAGTAATGAACAGGCTAGTAAAAATCAACAAGCAGAACAACCAACGAAACATGTTGAAAACGATTCAGCGTTGCCTGCTATAGAAGTTAAAACTCAGCCTCTATTGAGTTATTTGCTTGAGGCAAAACGTATTCGCTTGGTTGATGTTAAGCTCGCAGAGCTTTTAACCGGTTCACAAACACTGATAGAGAAAAACGATACAGCGCACAGTGAGGTTTTTTACCTGATTTTATTGCTTGCGGCAGCGCAGCAAAGTCAGCACAGCTGTTTAGAGCTGGCTAATATAAACTGGCAAAACCCGTTTGAAATTAAACAGCAAAGCTTAGCTGATGCCAGTATCGCAGCCCCTGAGATTTTAACGCCGTTTGATATGGAATTTGGTCTTACTGAGGCCGTTAATAGACTAACGAATGCTGAGTGCGTAGGGGACGACAAGCCACTGCTATTGTTTGCTAATAAACTTTACTTTGCCCGTTTGGCAGAGTACGAAACCACACTGGCATCGCGTTTACATCATTTAGCAACGAAAGAGCTCACCCTTGATGAAGCTGCATTAAAGGCATTACTTGAGGTGTATTTTCCAAACAGTGAACATACAACCAACCCAAGCGATCCTATTAAAACATTAAACTGGCAAAAAGTAGCCTGTGCGATAGCAGCAACAAAAGGCTTTAGTGTGATCACTGGCGGCCCGGGTACCGGTAAAACCACCACGGTAACTAAGCTACTAGCCATATTACAATCTTTGTATGCCAGTGCACCGCTAACAATAAAGCTGGTTGCACCGACAGGTAAAGCGGCAGCTCGTTTAACCGAGTCGATTTTAGGGGCGAAGCAAAAGCTCAGTATGATCCCTGAGAATATCGCGCCACTTATTCCAGACAGTGCGCAAACGATTCACCGCTTACTTGGCGTTATTCCGCATACTAATAAGTTTCGCCATAACAAGCGTAACCCGCTGCATTTAGATGTTCTGATTATTGATGAAGCATCGATGGTTGATTTGTCGCTTATGGCAAAACTAATCGAAGCACTACCTAGTCATGCAAGGCTTATTTTACTTGGCGATAAAGACCAATTAGCTTCGGTTGATACGGGCAGTATTCTTAGTGACCTATGCCAAGGGTTAGAGCTTGGCAAAATGCCTGATTACAGCAGTGAAAGAGCTGCGCAGCTTAATCGCGTTTGTTTTAATAATCAGAGCGCTATACCCGCGGCGAGCAGCCATTTTGTACTTAACGATTGTATTGCGTTTTTACAGCAAAGTTATCGTTTTGATGGCAGCAGCGGTATTGGTCAATTAGCACAAGCTGTAAATACCAATAACAGTGGCTTACTGGGCTACGTTGAGCAAACGATTAATCAAGGCGGTTTTAAAGACCTTAAACTTAATTACAGTGTAATCAGTAAACCGATTGAGTATTTTGTGCAGCAAGCGGCTTTGCAATACCACGATTATTTGCATCTTATCCAGCAAGGGGCAAGTGTAGCCAGTGTGCATAAAGCATTTGCGCATTATCAGTTACTAGCTGCCGTCAGAGAGGGAGATTATGGAGTAAATAGCCTTAATCAGCGTATTGAAAAAGCACTTACTCAACAAGGCTTAATTGCGCCATATCAAAGGCACTATGTGGGTATGCCAATAATGATCAGCCAAAACGACTATCAGTTAAAACTGTTTAATGGCGACATAGGTATTTTAATGCATGATGAGCAAGGTCAGTTAAAAGCCATGTTTATTGATGAACAAGAAAACATTCGTGCCTTTTCACCAGCACGTTTACCCGCTCACGATAAAGTATATGCAATGACTATTCATAAGTCGCAAGGCTCAGAGTTTGCTTACACCGCGATGATTTTACCGCCAATTAAGCAGGCTAATCAGGGGATTAACAGACAGTTGGTTTACACGGGGATCACCCGCGCGAAAACCACATTTGAGCTGGTGGCCGATAAAAATGTATTGCTAATGGCAATGAATAAATCTGTTACTCGTGCATCAGGTTTATACGATAGGTTAAAACATGAAGCTCGTTAAAGTAACCGACGTCCAACTTAACCAGTTAATGGATTGGTTTAACACAGAGGCAGAACTGCGTATTTGGTCAGGGCCATTTTTTAACTATCCATTTGATACACAAAGCTTTAAAAAAGATTTAAACCTAGATGCGCTGAATTCCTACGCGTTGGTTAATGGCGATGGCCAGATGCTTGGGTTTGGTCAATACTATTTACGTGAAGGGCGTTGTCATTTAGGGCGGTTAGTTATCGCGCCAAGCGAGCGTGGCAAAGGTCTTGCAAAAGTGCTGATAAATTTACTGGGAGAGCAGGGTAAACAGCAGTTGCATTGCGATAGCTTGTCTTTGTTTGTGTATACACACAATACCCTTGCTAAAACGGCCTATGAGAAACTGGGTTTTATACAAACCCAGTACCCAGCTGACATGCCACTCGACGGGTGTATTTATATGACCTGCTAAGAGCGTTTAAAGCTGCTTTTACGAAACAGGTTAGGTTGCCAACCAAAATGGATGGCGCCTAATCTTAAAAATACCGTCACAGCAAATGCGCCAATAATGCACCAAATATAACTTACCTCAAGGGTGAATAAGGCAGCATAGGTTAACCCTCCCGATAAGCAAGCGGTTGAATAAAGCTCTTCACCCATAACTAGAGGCACTTCTCGGCAAATTACATCGCGCATCAAGCCACCAAAAATACCAGTGGTCATGCCCATAGTAATTGCAACAACCATATCAGCTCCTTCTATTAGTGCCTTTTCTATACCGATAATATTGAAAATTGCCATACCTACGGCATCCATTAACAACATGGTGGTGTTACTTAAATCGGGTAAATGACGAATCGATAAAATGGAGGCAAAAATGGCAATGTAAGTAGCATATAAATAATCTGGTTGGGCTATCCAAAAGACCGGCTTATTGAGCAAAATATCGCGTAATGTTCCACCTCCTATTGCTGTTACCGTGGCAACCACCACCACACCAAAACCACCGACACTTTTTTCATGACCTAGTAAGGTGCCAGAGATTGCAAAAAATGCTACACCGATAATGCTTAAAAAGTGAAAGTATTCTGATGTCATGAGGCTTCCTTACCTATTTGATAGTAAGTTAACCTTAGCAAAATGAACTTTATTGATGCTGAACAGATAAGAAAATAGGGCGGGTAATGATGTTACCCGCCGGTATGAGAGTATTGATTATTTAAGGTAATCAATCACTAATTGCGTCATTGCATTTACTCCAAGCTGTAAAGCTTTCTCGTCTGCAAAAAAGTGTGGTGAATGATTACTTGGCGCTGTAACAGCATCTTGACCTTTTGGTGTTACACCTAAGAAAAAGAACATTCCTGGTGTTTCTAAGGCGTAGTAACTAAAGTCTTCTGCACCTGTTATAAGTGGGGTTGTGATCAGGTTTTCTTTGCCAACCACACCAGCGAGTGTAGGGGCCATTTTCTTGGTAAGTTCAACATCGTTCACTGTTACTGGGTAACCATGGTCAATGTGAACATGCGCTTCTGCGCCACCAGATTCAGCCACCATCTCAGCGGTTTTAGCTAAACGTTTTTTAATGTCAGCGCGCATTTCTTGGTCAAAGGTACGAATTGTGCCAACCATTTCAACTTGATCTGGGATGATGTTGTTACGTATACCACCATTAATGGCACCAAATGAAACCACTGAAGGCGCTTTGGTTACATCAACTTGGCGTGAAGCAATGGTTTGAGTTGCCATAATAATTTGTGATGAAGCTACAATTGGGTCAACACCATTCCAAGGACGAGAAACCGTGAGTTTGGCGGCCTTTTACTGTGATTGTAAATTTATCGGCGCTGGCCATTAACGGCCCTTCACGAAAACCAATTTGTCCGGTATTAAGTGAGCTGGTTACGTGTAAACCAAATACGGCTTCTGGCTTTTCTTTAAATAAGCCTTCTTTAAGCATAAGCTCAGCACCGCCTTCTTCGCCCTCTGGAGCACCTTCTTCAGCAGGTTGGAAGACAAATAGAATATCACCTGCTAGTTGGTCTTTAATTTTAACTAAAGACTCCGCTGCCGCCATTAAAATAGCCACATGGTTATCATGACCGCAGGCATGCATTACGCCAACTGTATTACCTTTGTATTCAGCCGTTTGAGTTGACGCGAATGGTAAATCTACTTGCTCTTTAACAGGTAATGCATCCATATCAGCACGCAGCGCAATAAGCGGACCTTTTTTACCACCTTTCAGTTTGGCAACGACACCTGTATGAGCAACACCTGTTTGCACTTCAAGGCCTAAAGAGCGTAAATGCTTAGCTACGTATTTGGCAGTTTCAAACTCACGGTTACTAAGTTCTGGGTTTTGGTGTAAATGTCGGCGCCATTTAATGACTTTTTCGCTGACGCTTTTATTTGCAGATTTAAGTTCAGTATTAATATCACTAGCAAATGCAGGGGTAGAAATAGCACTGAGAAGTAGGCTGGTCGAAAGTAGTTTGTTTAACATCCCGTATCCTTTTATTATTTAGATATCCAAACAACCTCAAAATACGAGTTTCAGTTGGAAATAAAAGCGGTTTAGGCAAGGCATTGATTGCAAGTAATAGATGTTCTATTGTTAAAATCAATAACGCAGTATAAATCGCTTTTAAACCA
The nucleotide sequence above comes from Pseudoalteromonas shioyasakiensis. Encoded proteins:
- the recD gene encoding exodeoxyribonuclease V subunit alpha; translation: MNKQSNSNEQASKNQQAEQPTKHVENDSALPAIEVKTQPLLSYLLEAKRIRLVDVKLAELLTGSQTLIEKNDTAHSEVFYLILLLAAAQQSQHSCLELANINWQNPFEIKQQSLADASIAAPEILTPFDMEFGLTEAVNRLTNAECVGDDKPLLLFANKLYFARLAEYETTLASRLHHLATKELTLDEAALKALLEVYFPNSEHTTNPSDPIKTLNWQKVACAIAATKGFSVITGGPGTGKTTTVTKLLAILQSLYASAPLTIKLVAPTGKAAARLTESILGAKQKLSMIPENIAPLIPDSAQTIHRLLGVIPHTNKFRHNKRNPLHLDVLIIDEASMVDLSLMAKLIEALPSHARLILLGDKDQLASVDTGSILSDLCQGLELGKMPDYSSERAAQLNRVCFNNQSAIPAASSHFVLNDCIAFLQQSYRFDGSSGIGQLAQAVNTNNSGLLGYVEQTINQGGFKDLKLNYSVISKPIEYFVQQAALQYHDYLHLIQQGASVASVHKAFAHYQLLAAVREGDYGVNSLNQRIEKALTQQGLIAPYQRHYVGMPIMISQNDYQLKLFNGDIGILMHDEQGQLKAMFIDEQENIRAFSPARLPAHDKVYAMTIHKSQGSEFAYTAMILPPIKQANQGINRQLVYTGITRAKTTFELVADKNVLLMAMNKSVTRASGLYDRLKHEAR
- a CDS encoding GNAT family N-acetyltransferase, giving the protein MKLVKVTDVQLNQLMDWFNTEAELRIWSGPFFNYPFDTQSFKKDLNLDALNSYALVNGDGQMLGFGQYYLREGRCHLGRLVIAPSERGKGLAKVLINLLGEQGKQQLHCDSLSLFVYTHNTLAKTAYEKLGFIQTQYPADMPLDGCIYMTC
- a CDS encoding trimeric intracellular cation channel family protein codes for the protein MTSEYFHFLSIIGVAFFAISGTLLGHEKSVGGFGVVVVATVTAIGGGTLRDILLNKPVFWIAQPDYLYATYIAIFASILSIRHLPDLSNTTMLLMDAVGMAIFNIIGIEKALIEGADMVVAITMGMTTGIFGGLMRDVICREVPLVMGEELYSTACLSGGLTYAALFTLEVSYIWCIIGAFAVTVFLRLGAIHFGWQPNLFRKSSFKRS